A genomic region of Metopolophium dirhodum isolate CAU chromosome 1, ASM1992520v1, whole genome shotgun sequence contains the following coding sequences:
- the LOC132940425 gene encoding tigger transposable element-derived protein 4-like, whose amino-acid sequence MFEPEIDTCPLKNRHEIEQSSLLGGSKRQKLKHGKYEELENILLEWFQQARSLNYPINGGIITEKAMEIAARLNLTEFSGSTGWLDRFRSRHSIVYRQISGEAESVNNDDIASWKNNVLPSLLRDYAPDDVYNADEFGLFFKLMPDKSFVFKNETCHGGKLSKERLTVLVCTNSTGTHKLKLVVIGKSRSPRCFKNVRTFPCEYLAQSRAWMTGILFINWIQQLDAFFGKQKRKIILFVDNCPAHPKDIPTTNIKLVFFPPNTTSKLQPLDQGIIKVIKQKYRKKLVQRYLRDMESTNQISTKVNVLDSIHYVSAAWDEIKPDVIINCFRKAAFGMLNNSEQADSSPLKEEDFQLLQNFADYATVDDELVTSSTRTLDEIIADTNLVDNEKEDDDQEEEDQDFPVSTPTITTGLQHLSEIRKVLFCVENSEEMLGCLNKIENFLAETHFSSTTMTGTYAIHPTNLLVTCWTLLNYPQTLLDFISVGRALDTFVLPSILQQHNFTLAKFHPYKKCPA is encoded by the exons atgtttgAACCAGAAATAGAtacttg CCCATTGAAAAACAGACATGAAATAGAACAAAGCAGCTTGTTAGGTGGCAGCAaacgacaaaaattaaaacacgggAAGTATGAAgagttggaaaatattttattggagtGGTTTCAACAAGCTCGTAGTTTAAATTATCCAATAAATGGAGGTATAATCACGGAAAAGGCGATGGAGATTGCCGCACGTCTCAACTTAACCGAATTTAGTGGATCGACTGGTTGGCTGGATAGATTTCGGAGTAGGCATAGCATTGTGTACCGGCAAATATCAGGTGAGGCTGAATCtgttaataatgatgatatagcTTCATGGAAAAATAACGTGTTGCCTTCATTACTGCGTGACTATGCTCCTGACGATGTATACAACGCTGATGAATTCGGATTGTTTTTTAAGCTTATGCCAGATaagtcttttgtttttaaaaatgagacATGCCATGGTGGAAAGTTGAGCAAGGAACGTCTCACGGTTTTAGTATGTACAAATTCTACCGGAACCCATAAATTGAAGTTGGTCGTCATTGGAAAAAGTAGGTCTCCTCGCTGTTTCAAAAATGTTCGTACGTTTCCATGTGAATACCTTGCTCAAAGTCGTGCTTGGATGACAGGAATACTATTCATAAACTGGATTCAACAGCTAGATGCATTTTTCGGTAAACAAAAGAGAAAAATTATTCTATTCGTCGACAATTGTCCGGCTCACCCTAAAGATATCCCTACTACCAATATAAAACTTGTTTTCTTTCCACCAAATACTACATCTAAGTTACAACCCCTAGATCAGGGTATCATTAAAGTGATAAAACAAAAGTACCGAAAAAAGTTAGTTCAGCGGTACTTGAGAGACATGGAGAGTACCAACCAAATTTCAACTAAAGTTAACGTTTTGGACTCCATACATTACGTTAGTGCCGCTTGGGATGAAATTAAACCAGATgtaataataaactgttttcGGAAAGCTGCATTTGGTATGTTGAACAACTCTGAACAGGCTGATAGCTCACCTTTAAAAGAAGAGGACTTTCAGCTTCTGCAAAATTTTGCTGATTATGCAACAGTAGATGATGAACTCGTAACCAGTAGCACTCGGACTTTAGATGAAATAATCGCTGATACGAACTTAGTGGACAATGAGAAAGAAGACGACGATCAAGAAGAAGAAGATCAAGACTTTCCAGTATCTACTCCTACAATAACTACTGGTTTGCAACATTTATCGGAAATTCGGAAAGTATTATTCTGTGTTGAAAATTCCGAAGAAATGTTAGGTTgtcttaataaaattgaaaactttcttGCTGAAACACATT TTAGCAGCACAACTATGACAGGCACATATGCAATACACCCAACAAACTTGTTGGTAACTTGTTGGACATTGTTGAATTACCCCCAGACTTTGTTGGACTTTATTTCTGTTGGTAGAGCTTTAGACACTTTTGTGCTGCCATCTATACTCCAACAGCACAACTTTACGTTAGCGAAATTTCACCCCTATAAAAAATGTCCAGCTTGa